The following proteins are co-located in the Labrys monachus genome:
- a CDS encoding sugar ABC transporter ATP-binding protein produces MADEPIPAVSIRGLTKRFLSTLALDHVDLTIRRGEIHALVGENGAGKSTLIKTLAGLYTPDEGEIHIDGRLVHPGSEDLPIAFVHQDLGLVDELSIGENVALVAGFPKSGGFISWRRVWSQTRDIYATMGVEPPDPRALVGTLSAASKAVLGIVRALSRKAGIVVLDEPTASLPGPDAEHLFDILRRLRASGTSILYVSHRLNELFGLADSVTVFRDGRHVSTNPIGALTTDAIVRDMLGRDLEIDHRGAEAGGGRPLLLEVEGLCIGEQGPFSFTVGAGEVLGLVGLRGAGHEAIGRTIFGARRQEQGTIRLGGDVIPADLGIAGRIARGIALLAGDRLRESAISGMSLRENLYPNTANVGGRAFLPIRHDRETAEAARVLDRFDVRPPDPSALIDWLSGGNQQKVFVGRWLATGARLFIMEEPTAGVDIGAKGVIHRMLRDIAAQGAGILVISSDFEEVASLCDRALVIGRGAIVAELAGSALTLDGLIARSSTGAEAAPSVS; encoded by the coding sequence ATGGCGGATGAACCGATCCCGGCCGTATCGATCCGCGGCCTGACCAAGCGCTTCCTCAGCACGCTCGCCCTCGACCATGTCGACCTGACGATCCGGCGGGGCGAGATCCATGCGCTGGTCGGCGAGAACGGGGCGGGGAAATCGACGCTGATCAAGACGCTGGCCGGCCTGTACACGCCGGACGAAGGCGAGATCCACATCGACGGCCGGCTGGTCCACCCCGGCAGCGAGGACCTGCCGATCGCCTTCGTCCACCAGGATCTCGGCCTCGTCGACGAGCTCAGCATCGGCGAGAACGTCGCCCTCGTCGCGGGCTTCCCGAAGAGCGGCGGCTTCATTTCCTGGCGCCGCGTGTGGTCGCAGACGCGGGACATCTACGCGACGATGGGGGTCGAGCCGCCCGATCCGCGCGCGCTGGTCGGCACGCTCAGCGCCGCGAGCAAGGCGGTGCTCGGCATCGTCCGGGCGCTGTCGCGCAAGGCCGGCATCGTCGTACTCGACGAACCGACGGCATCCCTGCCGGGGCCCGATGCGGAGCATCTCTTCGATATCCTCAGGCGGCTGCGAGCCTCCGGCACCAGCATTCTCTATGTCAGCCACCGGCTGAACGAACTCTTCGGGCTCGCCGACAGCGTCACCGTTTTCCGCGACGGCCGCCATGTCAGCACCAACCCGATCGGCGCGCTGACCACCGACGCCATCGTGCGCGACATGCTCGGGCGCGACCTCGAGATCGATCACCGCGGGGCGGAGGCGGGCGGGGGACGGCCGCTCCTGCTGGAGGTCGAGGGGCTTTGCATCGGCGAGCAGGGCCCCTTCAGCTTCACGGTCGGCGCCGGCGAAGTGCTCGGCCTGGTCGGCCTGCGCGGGGCGGGCCACGAGGCGATCGGCCGGACGATCTTCGGCGCACGGCGCCAGGAGCAGGGCACGATCCGCCTCGGCGGTGATGTCATCCCTGCCGACCTCGGGATCGCCGGCCGCATCGCGCGCGGCATCGCCCTCCTCGCCGGCGACCGGCTGCGCGAGAGCGCCATCAGCGGCATGTCGCTGCGCGAGAATCTCTATCCCAACACCGCCAATGTCGGCGGCAGGGCATTCCTGCCGATCCGGCACGACCGCGAGACCGCCGAGGCGGCGCGCGTGCTCGACCGCTTCGACGTCCGCCCGCCCGACCCTTCGGCGCTGATCGACTGGCTCAGCGGCGGTAACCAGCAGAAGGTCTTCGTCGGCCGCTGGCTGGCGACGGGCGCCCGCCTGTTCATCATGGAGGAGCCCACCGCCGGCGTCGACATCGGCGCCAAGGGCGTCATCCACCGCATGCTCCGCGACATCGCGGCGCAAGGGGCGGGCATCCTCGTGATCTCCTCCGATTTCGAGGAGGTCGCCTCCTTGTGCGACCGCGCACTCGTCATCGGGCGCGGCGCGATCGTGGCGGAGCTCGCCGGCTCCGCGCTGACCCTGGACGGCCTCATCGCCCGTTCCTCGACCGGCGCCGAAGCCGCGCCTTCCGTTTCCTGA
- a CDS encoding ABC transporter permease → MSHPTSQSRPDPAARPRARQPQTLANLVAVYGLLVVFVLVMAVFGLLRPASFLSMTNINAILVSQSVTAMLALAEMIPLATKQFDLSVGYHAGMAQVLIIGMQVQLGFGWAESAALILALAVLTGFVNGALVTWFRIDSFIATMGTGTLLYGISNWFSNGEQIVGMDLPDSFTGLTQIWHGLPLPALYVAVIAVILWGVTEMLPVGRNLYVIGANVRAAELTGIHVQRHVMGAFIASGLISGFAGIVLGSILQTGTPSVGPEYLLPAFAATLLGATSIKPGRVNVVGTLLSVLVLAFSFSGVQQLGAPFYIQYFFNGGILVVAVGLSVYAARRRQRAATTGNPR, encoded by the coding sequence GTGTCCCATCCGACATCGCAAAGCAGGCCGGATCCGGCCGCGCGGCCGCGGGCCCGCCAGCCGCAGACGCTGGCCAATCTCGTCGCGGTCTACGGCCTGCTGGTCGTCTTCGTGCTGGTGATGGCCGTCTTCGGCCTGCTCAGGCCCGCCAGCTTCCTGAGCATGACCAACATCAACGCCATCCTGGTCAGCCAGTCGGTGACGGCGATGCTGGCGCTCGCCGAGATGATCCCGCTCGCCACCAAGCAGTTCGACCTGTCGGTCGGCTACCATGCCGGCATGGCGCAGGTGCTGATCATCGGCATGCAGGTGCAGCTCGGCTTCGGCTGGGCCGAATCCGCCGCGCTGATCCTGGCGCTGGCGGTGCTCACCGGCTTCGTCAACGGCGCGCTGGTGACCTGGTTCAGGATCGATTCCTTCATCGCCACCATGGGCACCGGCACGCTGCTCTATGGGATCAGCAACTGGTTCAGCAATGGCGAGCAGATCGTCGGCATGGACCTGCCCGACAGCTTCACCGGCCTGACGCAGATCTGGCACGGCCTGCCCCTGCCGGCCCTCTACGTCGCCGTCATCGCCGTGATCCTGTGGGGCGTCACCGAGATGCTGCCGGTCGGCCGCAACCTCTACGTCATCGGCGCCAATGTGCGCGCCGCCGAACTCACCGGCATCCATGTCCAGCGCCATGTGATGGGCGCCTTCATCGCCTCCGGCCTGATCAGCGGCTTCGCCGGCATCGTGCTCGGCAGCATCCTGCAGACGGGCACGCCGAGCGTCGGCCCGGAATATCTGCTGCCGGCCTTCGCCGCCACGCTGCTCGGCGCCACCTCGATCAAGCCCGGCCGCGTCAACGTCGTCGGCACGCTGCTGTCCGTCCTGGTCCTCGCCTTCTCCTTCTCGGGCGTGCAGCAGCTGGGAGCCCCGTTCTACATCCAGTATTTCTTCAACGGCGGCATCCTCGTCGTCGCCGTCGGCCTGTCCGTCTATGCCGCCCGGCGGCGCCAGCGCGCCGCCACCACCGGCAATCCACGCTGA
- a CDS encoding 3-hydroxyacyl-CoA dehydrogenase — translation MTSIAVIGAGVVGSSWALVFARAGLDVVVHDPDPAAAGRVAAFAAANAGADGDGVLSRIRTAPSLEEALAGADYVQESAPERLEIKKALYRRLDAAAGPDTILASSTSGLPASAFTEGLAGNRRCLVVHPINPPHLVPLVEIVPAPWTAPEVVERAGAVMRSVGQSPIELRREIAGFVVNRLQSALLGEAFRLVEDGICSADEVDRAVSDGLGLRWFFMGPFQTIDLNAANGIAEYCRNLGPMYFDLAREQADPRPWSPALVAEIERQLRGTVSEEALPERRAWRDRYLAALKAVKAAPHD, via the coding sequence ATGACTTCAATTGCCGTGATCGGAGCCGGCGTCGTCGGCTCCTCCTGGGCGCTGGTCTTCGCCCGCGCCGGCCTCGACGTCGTCGTCCACGATCCCGATCCCGCCGCCGCCGGCAGGGTGGCCGCCTTCGCCGCCGCCAATGCCGGCGCGGACGGAGATGGCGTCCTCTCCCGCATCCGCACGGCGCCGAGCCTCGAGGAGGCGCTCGCCGGCGCCGACTATGTGCAGGAAAGCGCGCCCGAGCGGCTCGAGATCAAAAAGGCGCTCTATCGGCGCCTCGACGCCGCGGCCGGCCCCGACACCATCCTGGCGAGCTCGACGTCGGGCCTGCCGGCCTCGGCCTTCACCGAGGGCCTGGCCGGCAACCGCCGCTGCCTCGTCGTGCATCCGATCAACCCGCCGCATCTCGTGCCGCTGGTCGAGATCGTCCCCGCGCCCTGGACCGCGCCCGAGGTCGTCGAGCGGGCCGGCGCGGTGATGCGCAGCGTCGGGCAGTCGCCGATCGAACTCCGGCGGGAGATCGCCGGCTTCGTCGTCAACCGGCTGCAGAGCGCGTTGCTGGGCGAGGCCTTCCGCCTCGTCGAGGACGGCATCTGCAGCGCCGACGAGGTCGACCGCGCGGTGTCGGACGGGCTCGGCCTGCGCTGGTTCTTCATGGGGCCGTTCCAGACCATCGACCTCAACGCCGCCAACGGCATCGCCGAATATTGCCGCAACCTCGGGCCGATGTATTTCGACCTCGCCCGCGAGCAGGCCGATCCGCGGCCGTGGAGCCCGGCCCTCGTCGCCGAGATCGAACGGCAGCTGCGCGGGACGGTGAGCGAGGAGGCCCTACCCGAGCGCCGGGCCTGGCGCGACCGCTACCTCGCCGCGCTGAAGGCGGTGAAGGCAGCGCCGCACGATTGA
- a CDS encoding sugar-binding protein, with protein sequence MKLMGSRAAVAAVMLAGALASAQAAEKKQLYFVPNGAVDFWKLAEAGMKKAQAELPNYAIQIKYPEQSSAAIQDRLLDDLVANGAAGIMVSSVDPKTQTEALDKVAGQTLLFTTDSDAPRSKRAAYIGSSNKDAGRQAAEILKKALPNGGKCIAFAGLPGADNARERLEGIRESIQGTKIEILDVRADDMDQARAKRNVEDILTARSDVNCMIGVYAYNTPQIYLALQEAGKLGQITVVGFDNDQATLGGIKDGSIAGTVVQQPFEWGYQGMKDMARYLEGDKSFIPADGLIIIPTQIIDKSNVDGFIAQVKTWLSAK encoded by the coding sequence ATGAAGCTCATGGGATCGAGGGCCGCCGTCGCGGCCGTGATGCTCGCCGGCGCGCTCGCATCCGCGCAGGCCGCGGAGAAGAAGCAGCTCTATTTCGTGCCGAACGGCGCCGTCGACTTCTGGAAGCTGGCCGAGGCCGGCATGAAGAAGGCGCAGGCGGAACTGCCCAATTACGCCATCCAGATCAAATATCCCGAGCAGTCGTCCGCCGCCATCCAGGACCGCCTCCTCGACGACCTCGTGGCGAACGGCGCCGCCGGCATCATGGTGAGCTCGGTCGACCCCAAGACCCAGACCGAGGCGCTCGACAAGGTCGCCGGACAGACCCTGCTGTTCACCACCGACAGCGATGCCCCCCGCAGCAAGCGCGCCGCCTATATCGGCTCCAGCAACAAGGATGCCGGGCGCCAGGCTGCCGAGATCCTGAAGAAGGCGCTGCCCAATGGCGGCAAATGCATCGCCTTCGCCGGGCTGCCGGGCGCCGACAACGCACGGGAGCGGCTCGAAGGCATCCGGGAATCGATCCAGGGCACCAAGATCGAGATCCTCGACGTGCGCGCCGACGACATGGACCAGGCGCGCGCCAAGCGCAATGTCGAGGACATCCTCACCGCCCGCAGCGACGTCAACTGCATGATCGGCGTCTACGCCTACAACACGCCGCAGATCTACCTGGCCCTGCAGGAGGCCGGCAAGCTCGGCCAGATCACCGTCGTCGGCTTCGACAACGACCAGGCGACGCTCGGCGGCATCAAGGACGGCTCGATCGCCGGCACCGTGGTGCAGCAGCCCTTCGAATGGGGCTATCAGGGCATGAAGGACATGGCGCGCTACCTGGAGGGCGACAAGTCGTTCATCCCGGCCGACGGGCTGATCATCATCCCCACGCAGATCATCGACAAATCGAATGTCGACGGCTTCATCGCGCAGGTGAAGACCTGGCTGAGCGCCAAGTAG
- a CDS encoding SDR family NAD(P)-dependent oxidoreductase, whose product MTGRLRDKRIIITGAVGNIGKAAVEAFVAEGARVVIGDVDVARGEEAAAAFGPAVRFVPVDVADEASLAHLVEAGVDWLGGLDVLAQNAGLMRSGSILDFDAAAFDRLFAVNVRALFIGARHAIPHLKKSGRGSIINTASLAGKRGGPGLTAYAASKGAVIAFTTTLALELAPERIRVNAICPGWVDTAFNQPIIDFMGGPEAQAAKVSAMVPLGRQGQPHEIAPLFVFLASDESSYVTAQSILADGGAFNG is encoded by the coding sequence GTGACGGGACGCCTCAGGGACAAGCGCATCATCATCACCGGTGCGGTCGGCAATATCGGCAAGGCGGCGGTGGAAGCCTTCGTGGCGGAGGGTGCGCGGGTGGTGATCGGCGACGTCGACGTCGCCCGCGGCGAGGAAGCCGCTGCGGCCTTCGGTCCGGCCGTCCGTTTCGTGCCGGTCGACGTCGCCGACGAGGCCAGCCTCGCCCATCTCGTCGAAGCGGGCGTCGACTGGCTCGGCGGTCTCGACGTGCTGGCGCAGAATGCCGGGCTGATGAGGTCGGGCAGCATCCTCGATTTCGATGCGGCGGCGTTCGACCGGCTGTTCGCCGTCAATGTGCGCGCGCTGTTCATCGGCGCCAGGCATGCCATTCCCCACCTGAAGAAATCGGGCCGCGGCTCGATTATCAACACGGCCTCGCTCGCCGGCAAGCGGGGCGGGCCGGGCCTGACCGCCTATGCCGCCTCCAAGGGCGCCGTGATCGCCTTCACGACAACGCTGGCGCTCGAACTCGCCCCCGAGCGGATCCGCGTGAACGCCATCTGTCCCGGCTGGGTCGACACCGCCTTCAACCAGCCGATCATCGACTTCATGGGCGGCCCCGAAGCCCAGGCCGCCAAGGTCTCCGCCATGGTGCCGCTCGGCCGGCAGGGACAGCCGCACGAGATCGCGCCGCTCTTCGTGTTCCTGGCCTCGGACGAGTCCTCCTACGTGACGGCGCAATCGATACTGGCCGATGGCGGCGCCTTCAACGGCTGA
- a CDS encoding IlvD/Edd family dehydratase has translation MTKPFGMRRNLPHYGDRDFSVFLRKAFIKAMGYTEEALERPIIGIVDTHSGYNACHQNVPELIAAASRGVMLSGGIPVPFPVVSIHESFSHPTSMYLRNLMAMDAEEMIRGQPMDAVILLGGCDKTVPALLMGALSANIPAIMLVTGPMLAGSWRGERLGACTDCRRFWARYRAGEIDEAGIQAVNYELAPTIGTCSVMGTASTMALAAEAMGFMLPGSASVPAVHAERRRLAERTGERAVALAAEGLTPDRIVTPASVTNALRVILAAGGSTNALIHLTAIAGRAGIRVDLEGFDRLGRETPVLVDLKPTGQGYMEDLYKAGGLTAILRELRPMLDLDCMTVTGRTLGEEIDAAPAPFDQQVVRPLADPVYRSGAMAVLRGNLAPGGAVIKQAAADQALLQHTGPALVFEDLADLAARIDDPDLDVTPQSVLVLRNAGPKGAPGMPEAGYLPIPRKLARAGVKDMVRISDARMSGTAFGTIVLHITPESAAGGPLGLVRTGDTVCLDTAGRRLDLLVDEAELERRRAALPAAAPPDERGYRRLYLNEVLQADGGCDFGSFVPAQTKVAPV, from the coding sequence ATGACCAAGCCCTTCGGCATGCGCCGGAACCTGCCCCATTATGGCGACCGCGACTTTTCGGTCTTCCTGCGCAAGGCCTTCATCAAGGCGATGGGCTATACCGAAGAGGCGCTCGAACGCCCGATCATCGGCATCGTCGACACCCATTCGGGCTATAATGCCTGCCACCAGAACGTGCCCGAACTGATCGCGGCGGCAAGCCGCGGCGTCATGCTGAGCGGCGGCATCCCGGTGCCGTTCCCGGTGGTCTCCATCCATGAGAGCTTCTCCCATCCCACCAGCATGTATCTGCGCAACCTCATGGCGATGGACGCGGAGGAGATGATCCGCGGCCAGCCGATGGACGCGGTCATCCTGCTCGGTGGCTGCGACAAGACGGTGCCCGCTCTGCTGATGGGTGCGCTCAGCGCCAACATACCCGCCATCATGCTCGTCACCGGGCCGATGCTGGCCGGCAGCTGGCGCGGCGAGCGCCTCGGCGCCTGCACCGACTGCCGCCGCTTCTGGGCCCGCTACCGGGCCGGCGAGATCGACGAGGCGGGCATCCAGGCCGTCAATTACGAGCTGGCGCCGACCATCGGCACCTGCTCGGTGATGGGCACGGCGAGCACCATGGCGCTCGCCGCCGAGGCGATGGGCTTCATGCTGCCGGGGTCGGCGAGCGTGCCCGCCGTGCATGCCGAGCGGCGCCGCCTCGCCGAACGGACCGGCGAACGGGCCGTGGCGCTCGCCGCCGAAGGGCTGACGCCCGACCGGATCGTCACGCCGGCTTCCGTCACCAACGCCCTCCGGGTCATCCTGGCGGCCGGCGGCTCGACCAACGCCCTCATCCATCTCACCGCCATCGCCGGCCGGGCCGGCATCCGGGTCGACCTCGAGGGCTTCGACCGGCTCGGCCGCGAGACGCCGGTGCTGGTCGACCTCAAGCCGACGGGACAGGGCTATATGGAGGACCTCTACAAGGCGGGCGGCCTGACGGCGATCCTGCGCGAGCTGAGGCCGATGCTCGATCTCGATTGCATGACCGTCACGGGACGCACGCTGGGCGAGGAGATCGATGCCGCGCCGGCGCCGTTCGACCAGCAGGTCGTCAGGCCGCTGGCCGACCCCGTCTACCGGTCCGGGGCGATGGCGGTGCTACGCGGCAACCTCGCGCCGGGCGGCGCCGTGATCAAGCAGGCCGCCGCCGACCAGGCGCTGCTGCAGCATACCGGCCCGGCCCTGGTGTTCGAGGATCTCGCCGACCTCGCCGCCCGCATCGACGACCCCGATCTCGACGTCACGCCGCAGAGCGTCCTGGTGCTGCGCAATGCCGGGCCGAAAGGCGCGCCGGGCATGCCGGAGGCCGGCTACCTGCCGATCCCCCGCAAGCTCGCCCGCGCCGGCGTGAAGGACATGGTCCGCATCTCCGATGCCCGCATGAGCGGCACCGCCTTCGGCACGATCGTGCTGCATATCACGCCCGAATCGGCGGCCGGCGGTCCTCTCGGCCTGGTGCGGACCGGCGACACCGTATGCCTGGACACCGCGGGCCGCCGGCTCGACCTGCTGGTCGACGAGGCGGAGCTCGAGCGCAGGCGTGCCGCGCTCCCCGCCGCCGCGCCGCCGGACGAGCGCGGCTATCGCCGGCTCTACCTCAACGAGGTGCTGCAGGCCGATGGCGGCTGCGATTTCGGCTCCTTCGTGCCGGCGCAGACGAAGGTCGCGCCGGTCTGA
- a CDS encoding GntR family transcriptional regulator, with amino-acid sequence MTEPTIRQPATDRVRDMVAALEEQIVLGWLMPRERLLEDRLAEQFSCKKHVVREALSELERMGLVDRVPNKGAMVRLLGPEEVRQIYSVREALETLAAEQIPLPAAADFIARLTQIQARHAQAIDANDPRAAFRANMAFHEALFSACGNPYLAEVIRSAAQKVHGARFFTAASRLHLTRARDEHWAMIEALRAGDRKTLVALCRSHIGPSRDTYLAAVQSRAAQGE; translated from the coding sequence ATGACGGAGCCGACGATACGCCAGCCGGCGACGGACCGCGTGCGCGACATGGTCGCGGCGCTCGAGGAACAGATCGTCCTCGGCTGGCTGATGCCGCGCGAGCGCCTGCTCGAGGACCGGCTGGCCGAGCAGTTCTCCTGCAAGAAGCATGTCGTGCGGGAGGCGCTGTCGGAACTGGAGCGCATGGGCCTGGTCGACCGCGTGCCGAACAAGGGCGCCATGGTGCGCCTGCTCGGCCCCGAGGAGGTCCGCCAGATCTATTCGGTCCGCGAGGCGCTCGAAACCCTCGCCGCCGAACAGATCCCCCTTCCGGCGGCCGCCGACTTCATCGCACGGCTGACCCAGATTCAGGCCCGGCATGCGCAGGCAATCGACGCCAACGACCCGCGCGCCGCCTTCCGCGCCAACATGGCCTTCCACGAGGCGCTCTTCTCGGCGTGCGGCAATCCCTATCTCGCCGAGGTGATCCGCAGCGCGGCGCAGAAGGTACATGGCGCGCGCTTCTTCACCGCGGCGAGCCGCCTGCATCTGACCCGCGCCCGCGACGAGCACTGGGCGATGATCGAGGCCTTGCGGGCCGGCGACCGCAAGACGCTGGTGGCGCTGTGCCGCAGCCATATCGGCCCCTCGCGCGACACCTATCTGGCTGCGGTGCAGAGCCGAGCCGCGCAGGGCGAATAG
- a CDS encoding GAF domain-containing sensor histidine kinase, which produces MAPDFQADVEAVARIEAVPDILEVVCRTTGMGFAAVARMTEDRWITCSVRDEIGLGWKPGDEMEVGTALRHHVRQTREAVVIDHAGQDPHDAGAPAPPSHGIQSYISLPIALRDGTLFGTLCAMDRRPARLKRPEIVGMFRLFAELIALQLEGQQGTKASQDAPAAELKTAERREQFIAALGHDLKNPLAAIDAGARMLGRSPDEAKAKMLLDAIQGGVARMTRLIDDVLDLARGRLGGGIVLERQCHAMLGPVLEPIVAELRSSYAGRRIETAFSLAEAVKCDPVRIGQLFFNLVVNALAQGSPDGSVDVRASTAGGRFELSVANEGRPIPAEIMENLFEPFVRASYQPTLRGVGLGLYIASEIAKAHGGTLEAKSSPEETRITFRMPTQQEGREASR; this is translated from the coding sequence ATGGCGCCCGATTTCCAAGCCGATGTGGAGGCCGTTGCCCGCATCGAGGCCGTTCCCGACATCTTGGAGGTCGTCTGCCGGACGACGGGGATGGGCTTTGCCGCCGTCGCGCGCATGACGGAGGACCGCTGGATCACCTGCAGCGTCCGCGACGAGATCGGGCTGGGATGGAAGCCGGGCGACGAGATGGAGGTCGGGACCGCCCTGCGCCATCACGTTCGGCAGACCCGGGAAGCCGTGGTGATCGATCATGCCGGGCAGGATCCGCATGACGCCGGCGCCCCCGCGCCGCCATCCCACGGCATCCAAAGCTATATCTCGCTTCCCATCGCCCTGCGGGACGGAACCCTCTTCGGCACGCTCTGCGCGATGGACCGGCGCCCCGCCCGGCTGAAGCGCCCCGAGATCGTCGGCATGTTCCGGCTCTTCGCCGAACTCATCGCCCTCCAGCTCGAAGGGCAGCAGGGCACGAAGGCATCGCAGGACGCCCCGGCGGCGGAACTCAAGACGGCGGAGCGCCGCGAACAATTCATCGCCGCCCTTGGGCATGACCTGAAGAACCCGCTCGCGGCGATCGACGCCGGCGCGCGGATGCTCGGGCGCAGCCCGGACGAAGCCAAGGCCAAGATGCTGCTGGACGCCATCCAGGGCGGGGTCGCCCGCATGACGCGGCTCATCGACGATGTCCTCGATTTGGCGCGCGGGCGTCTCGGGGGCGGCATCGTGCTCGAACGCCAATGCCATGCCATGCTCGGCCCGGTTCTGGAGCCGATCGTCGCCGAGCTGCGCTCGTCCTATGCCGGCCGCAGGATCGAAACGGCGTTCAGCCTGGCCGAAGCGGTGAAATGCGATCCGGTGCGCATCGGCCAGCTGTTCTTCAACCTCGTCGTCAACGCCTTGGCGCAGGGTTCTCCCGACGGCTCCGTCGACGTCAGGGCGAGCACCGCCGGCGGACGATTCGAGCTCTCCGTCGCCAATGAGGGCCGGCCCATCCCGGCGGAAATCATGGAAAACCTGTTCGAGCCGTTCGTGCGCGCCTCGTATCAACCCACCCTGCGCGGCGTCGGCCTCGGCCTCTATATCGCCTCCGAAATCGCCAAGGCTCATGGCGGCACGCTGGAAGCGAAATCCTCCCCGGAGGAAACCCGCATCACCTTCCGCATGCCCACGCAGCAGGAAGGGCGGGAGGCCTCCCGATAA